From a single Mobula birostris isolate sMobBir1 chromosome 32, sMobBir1.hap1, whole genome shotgun sequence genomic region:
- the LOC140191259 gene encoding neurturin-like isoform X2 — MPHLPETGASTLRRSDRDPDGEFIISPSPSSVSSLEASDPQPYAGRSRRKRKMSVTRKGEAWEERSCRLRALQLRVQDLGLGYRSDEIILFKYCSGSCPLARTNHDLTLSLLLRKADFLNLSREKIVSDPCCRPTQFKDVSFLDNQNRWHRVEKLSASECSCIG, encoded by the exons ATGCCGCATCTGCCAG AGACGGGGGCGAGTACACTCCGACGATCCGACAGAGATCCAGATGGGGAATTCATCATTTCACCGTCCCCTTCATCGGTCTCGTCTCTCGAAGCTTCAGACCCACAGCCGTATGCGGGGAGGTCGCGAAGAAAGCGGAAAATGTCCGTGACGAGGAAGGGAGAGGCGTGGGAGGAGAGGAGCTGCCGGCTGCGGGCACTGCAGCTGCGGGTGCAGGACCTGGGTCTGGGCTATCGTTCCGACGAAATTATCCTCTTCAAGTACTGCAGTGGCAGCTGCCCCCTGGCTCGCACCAACCAcgacctcaccctctccctcctcctgcgCAAGGCCGACTTCCTCAACCTGTCCCGGGAGAAGATCGTCAGCGACCCATGCTGCCGGCCCACACAGTTCAAGGATGTCAGCTTCCTGGACAACCAGAACCGCTGGCACAGGGTGGAAAAGCTGTCAGCTTCAGAGTGCAGCTGTATCGGGTAA
- the LOC140191259 gene encoding neurturin-like isoform X1, giving the protein MLLSEDRDQTCSYATAEHETGASTLRRSDRDPDGEFIISPSPSSVSSLEASDPQPYAGRSRRKRKMSVTRKGEAWEERSCRLRALQLRVQDLGLGYRSDEIILFKYCSGSCPLARTNHDLTLSLLLRKADFLNLSREKIVSDPCCRPTQFKDVSFLDNQNRWHRVEKLSASECSCIG; this is encoded by the coding sequence AGACGGGGGCGAGTACACTCCGACGATCCGACAGAGATCCAGATGGGGAATTCATCATTTCACCGTCCCCTTCATCGGTCTCGTCTCTCGAAGCTTCAGACCCACAGCCGTATGCGGGGAGGTCGCGAAGAAAGCGGAAAATGTCCGTGACGAGGAAGGGAGAGGCGTGGGAGGAGAGGAGCTGCCGGCTGCGGGCACTGCAGCTGCGGGTGCAGGACCTGGGTCTGGGCTATCGTTCCGACGAAATTATCCTCTTCAAGTACTGCAGTGGCAGCTGCCCCCTGGCTCGCACCAACCAcgacctcaccctctccctcctcctgcgCAAGGCCGACTTCCTCAACCTGTCCCGGGAGAAGATCGTCAGCGACCCATGCTGCCGGCCCACACAGTTCAAGGATGTCAGCTTCCTGGACAACCAGAACCGCTGGCACAGGGTGGAAAAGCTGTCAGCTTCAGAGTGCAGCTGTATCGGGTAA
- the alkbh7 gene encoding alpha-ketoglutarate-dependent dioxygenase alkB homolog 7, mitochondrial isoform X6 has protein sequence MGLSARVLGRCKALTPRQPLRYPRRPHGAPGLQLMLASSPALLRRLSRDIELRPDFLSPAEEAALLRELELEPRLKRQRYQRDHWDQAIHGYREIEKSQWTEQNTAVLQRLRDVAFLPGVPQLSMVHVLDLEKTGFINPHVDSVKFCGDTIAGMCLLSSSVMRLVSEDSSEDWVDLLLQRRSAYVLRGAARYQFSHQILRDEESFFGSRKVPRDRRISIICRNLPISSESADHPSYTHVFHSRHSPIYPSIFP, from the exons ATGGGTCTGAGTGCGCGGGTCCTGGGACGGTGCAAGGCACTGACCCCGCGGCAGCCTCTGCGCTACCCCCGCAGGCCCCATGGAGCCCCAGGCCTGCAGCTGATGCTGGCTTCCAGCCCCGCGCTGCTCCGCCGATTATCCCGGGACATAGAGCTGCGGCCCGACTTCCTGAGCCCGGCCGAGGAGGCGGCCCTGCTgcgggagctggagctggagccgCGGCTGAAGCGGCAGCGCTACCAGCGGGACCACTGGGACCAG GCAATCCATGGGTATCGGGAGATAGAGAAGTCCCAGTGGACTGAGCAGAACACAGCTGTCCTGCAGCGGCTTCGAGATGTTGCCTTCCTGCCAGGTGTGCCTCAGCTCTCAATGGTACATGTGTTGGACCTTGAAAAGACTGGCTTCATCAATCCCCACGTGGACAGCGTGAAG TTCTGCGGGGACACGATTGCGGGCATGTGCCTCCTGTCGAGCAGTGTGATGCGGCTGGTGAGTGAAGACAGCAGTGAGGACTGGGTGGATTTGCTACTGCAGCGCCGATCTGCTTACGTCCTGAG GGGAGCTGCCCGATACCAGTTCAGCCACCAGATCCTGAGAGACGAGGAGTCCTTCTTCGGAAGCCGGAAAGTACCTCGAGATCGGCGGATTTCCATAATTTGCAGGAACCTGCCCATCAGCTCAGAGTCAGCTGATCATCCCTCATATACCCATG
- the alkbh7 gene encoding alpha-ketoglutarate-dependent dioxygenase alkB homolog 7, mitochondrial isoform X7 translates to MGLSARVLGRCKALTPRQPLRYPRRPHGAPGLQLMLASSPALLRRLSRDIELRPDFLSPAEEAALLRELELEPRLKRQRYQRDHWDQAIHGYREIEKSQWTEQNTAVLQRLRDVAFLPGVPQLSMVHVLDLEKTGFINPHVDSVKFCGDTIAGMCLLSSSVMRLVSEDSSEDWVDLLLQRRSAYVLRGAARYQFSHQILRDEESFFGSRKVPRDRRISIICRNLPISSESADHPSYTHDVLWRAF, encoded by the exons ATGGGTCTGAGTGCGCGGGTCCTGGGACGGTGCAAGGCACTGACCCCGCGGCAGCCTCTGCGCTACCCCCGCAGGCCCCATGGAGCCCCAGGCCTGCAGCTGATGCTGGCTTCCAGCCCCGCGCTGCTCCGCCGATTATCCCGGGACATAGAGCTGCGGCCCGACTTCCTGAGCCCGGCCGAGGAGGCGGCCCTGCTgcgggagctggagctggagccgCGGCTGAAGCGGCAGCGCTACCAGCGGGACCACTGGGACCAG GCAATCCATGGGTATCGGGAGATAGAGAAGTCCCAGTGGACTGAGCAGAACACAGCTGTCCTGCAGCGGCTTCGAGATGTTGCCTTCCTGCCAGGTGTGCCTCAGCTCTCAATGGTACATGTGTTGGACCTTGAAAAGACTGGCTTCATCAATCCCCACGTGGACAGCGTGAAG TTCTGCGGGGACACGATTGCGGGCATGTGCCTCCTGTCGAGCAGTGTGATGCGGCTGGTGAGTGAAGACAGCAGTGAGGACTGGGTGGATTTGCTACTGCAGCGCCGATCTGCTTACGTCCTGAG GGGAGCTGCCCGATACCAGTTCAGCCACCAGATCCTGAGAGACGAGGAGTCCTTCTTCGGAAGCCGGAAAGTACCTCGAGATCGGCGGATTTCCATAATTTGCAGGAACCTGCCCATCAGCTCAGAGTCAGCTGATCATCCCTCATATACCCATG